A DNA window from Staphylococcus warneri contains the following coding sequences:
- a CDS encoding zinc ribbon domain-containing protein, with amino-acid sequence MKYCSNCGNPLRPDVKICTNCGAPVNGSSSTSQSTQSQGNAQRQQGYNNANTHQQYEPQPKKSKKKVILIILIIAVVLAMLIAIFAILKHQFSPESQADNIAHAVKKDDAKGLAKQVTSDNHKLSEEEARAYLNYIKAEDDLTNVANQIKNNTKEIKQGKYKSLSVNANDNNVLNIEKNGKKYLFFDKYNFNIPQQTVSIYPNDSGDITYTFNGEKHHISVEKEEEKTLGAFPIGDYNLKASKKMDGKTFNGALDISMSEDKATAKESFKQKRFTVTTEGGSMLDDIKIYVNDKNSGDESKTYGPYDPDEEVIVYAQGTLDGQSFKSSSVNVSSASNEDDGVSEVTLKFDEDAIDDAYDKKMDEDDDSDSSDSGEVTRSNVIDKVESYEGHKLDTDTYTYKEPEKTDDGKWGFSFEDKDGDLAGSYTVDTDDGYVTEYDEDGEKVGSGY; translated from the coding sequence ATGAAATATTGTAGTAATTGCGGTAATCCTTTACGCCCAGACGTAAAGATATGTACAAATTGTGGTGCACCAGTTAATGGATCATCAAGTACATCACAATCAACTCAAAGTCAAGGAAATGCACAACGACAACAAGGTTATAATAATGCGAATACACATCAACAGTATGAACCACAACCTAAGAAAAGTAAGAAAAAGGTTATCTTAATTATTTTGATTATTGCAGTGGTATTGGCTATGTTAATTGCCATTTTTGCAATCTTGAAACATCAATTTTCACCTGAAAGTCAAGCGGACAATATCGCACATGCAGTGAAAAAAGATGATGCTAAAGGTCTAGCAAAACAAGTAACGTCAGATAATCATAAATTGAGTGAAGAAGAAGCAAGAGCATATTTAAATTACATTAAAGCTGAAGACGATTTAACTAACGTTGCCAATCAAATTAAAAATAATACTAAAGAAATCAAGCAAGGTAAGTATAAAAGTTTATCAGTCAATGCGAATGATAATAATGTCTTGAATATTGAGAAGAATGGTAAAAAATATTTATTCTTCGATAAGTATAACTTTAATATTCCGCAACAAACGGTATCCATTTATCCTAATGATAGTGGTGACATTACTTATACTTTTAATGGAGAGAAACACCATATTTCTGTTGAGAAAGAAGAAGAAAAAACGTTAGGCGCGTTCCCAATAGGCGACTATAATCTAAAAGCATCTAAGAAGATGGATGGCAAAACGTTTAATGGTGCGCTTGACATTAGTATGAGTGAAGATAAAGCTACTGCCAAGGAATCATTTAAACAAAAGCGTTTCACTGTGACAACTGAAGGCGGCTCAATGTTAGATGATATTAAAATCTATGTGAACGATAAAAATTCAGGAGATGAATCAAAAACGTATGGTCCATATGATCCTGATGAAGAGGTAATTGTTTATGCACAAGGTACATTAGATGGTCAGTCATTTAAATCAAGTTCAGTGAATGTCTCAAGTGCAAGTAATGAAGATGATGGCGTATCTGAAGTTACATTGAAATTTGATGAAGACGCGATTGATGACGCATATGATAAAAAAATGGATGAAGACGATGACAGTGACAGTAGCGACTCAGGTGAAGTGACAAGAAGTAATGTTATCGACAAAGTAGAATCATATGAAGGTCATAAATTAGATACAGATACGTATACGTATAAAGAACCTGAAAAAACGGATGACGGCAAATGGGGCTTCTCATTTGAAGATAAAGATGGAGACTTAGCCGGGTCATATACAGTTGACACAGATGATGGCTATGTAACAGAATATGATGAAGACGGCGAAAAAGTCGGTTCAGGTTACTAA